One Bacteroidales bacterium DNA window includes the following coding sequences:
- a CDS encoding RluA family pseudouridine synthase produces the protein MEDKEIKYELYKFIADKGQTPLRVDKFLVDRIENISRTKIQKAAEQGYLFVNENEVKVNYKVKPGDEVKLTTFYKPDKIELIPENISINIIYEDDTILIVNKEAGMVVHPGYGNESGTLVNALMYYLKDLPLFNTGELRPGLVHRLDKNTSGVMVIAKTEEALSDISKQFYDRKPDKVYYALVWGSPKSSEGIIQEYIGRSLQDRKIMRVYPNGEHGKHAITHYKLLKDLGYISLLECKLETGRTHQIRIHLKYIGHPVFGDKEYGGNEILRGTRFTKYKQFVNNCFAIMPNQALHAKSLSFIHPVTRKKVLFESELPDNFTNLLEKWEQYMINREQK, from the coding sequence ATGGAAGACAAAGAAATAAAATATGAACTGTATAAATTTATTGCCGATAAAGGTCAAACACCTTTGAGAGTCGATAAATTTTTGGTTGACAGAATCGAAAATATATCTCGCACAAAGATACAAAAAGCAGCAGAACAAGGTTACTTGTTTGTAAACGAAAATGAAGTAAAAGTAAATTACAAAGTAAAACCGGGAGATGAAGTAAAGCTGACAACTTTTTATAAACCTGATAAAATAGAGCTGATACCTGAAAATATTTCGATAAATATAATTTATGAAGATGATACAATATTGATTGTGAATAAAGAAGCCGGTATGGTTGTTCATCCGGGCTACGGGAATGAATCCGGCACTTTAGTAAATGCATTAATGTATTATTTAAAGGACCTGCCTTTATTTAATACAGGTGAATTGAGACCCGGATTAGTACATCGTTTGGATAAAAACACATCCGGTGTTATGGTTATTGCCAAAACAGAAGAAGCTTTATCTGATATTTCAAAACAATTTTATGATCGTAAGCCCGATAAGGTATATTATGCTTTAGTTTGGGGTTCTCCTAAATCATCGGAAGGTATAATTCAAGAGTATATAGGACGAAGTTTGCAAGATCGGAAGATAATGAGAGTTTATCCGAACGGTGAACATGGTAAACATGCAATTACACATTATAAATTATTAAAAGATCTTGGTTACATCAGTTTACTTGAATGTAAATTAGAAACAGGCAGAACGCATCAAATCAGAATTCATTTGAAGTACATCGGCCATCCTGTTTTCGGTGATAAAGAATACGGAGGAAATGAAATTTTAAGAGGAACGAGATTTACTAAATATAAACAATTTGTCAATAATTGTTTTGCAATTATGCCGAATCAAGCACTTCATGCAAAATCACTTTCATTTATACACCCTGTTACAAGAAAAAAAGTTTTGTTTGAATCGGAACTCCCCGATAATTTTACAAATCTGTTAGAAAAGTGGGAACAATATATGATTAACAGGGAACAGAAATGA
- a CDS encoding L-serine ammonia-lyase, giving the protein MEQISIFDIFKIGVGPSSSHTLGPWKAALEFTDMLKNNQVLSVDIELYGSLSKTGKGHGTDVAVIMGLQGFDPETVDTNKIPDYIEKVNKSNQLLIANQYIYFNPSEDIIYREDSLPYHPNALTFRSLLSDNSIISETYYSVGGGFIVKEADKKQTKTYKDLPYPINTERDLDKYTESTNLSISEIVFENELQFNSKELIRKKILKLWDIMVDSIYLGCSKSGTLPGGLNVKRKAKHFNDCLLNNIETKDREEWIKAIKACEPTFNNINKWISCFAIAVNEENASMGRIVTSPTNGASGVIPAVLMYHYCFGNYKGEDDIIEFFLTAGEIASLFKKGATISGAMGGCQAEIGVSSAMAAAGLADINGGTPDQVLEAAEIAMEHHLGLTCDPVGGLVQVPCIERNAMGAIKAVTASNLALSINPENAVVNLDTVIKTMWETAKDMNIKYKETSEGGLAINIPVLPNC; this is encoded by the coding sequence ATGGAACAAATAAGCATTTTCGATATTTTCAAAATAGGAGTAGGCCCCTCAAGTTCACATACATTAGGGCCGTGGAAAGCTGCTCTTGAGTTTACGGATATGTTGAAAAACAATCAAGTACTTTCCGTTGATATTGAATTATATGGTTCATTATCGAAGACTGGAAAAGGACACGGTACAGATGTTGCCGTAATTATGGGACTTCAAGGCTTTGATCCTGAAACTGTTGATACAAATAAGATACCTGATTATATTGAGAAAGTAAATAAATCAAATCAATTACTTATAGCTAATCAATACATATATTTCAATCCTTCAGAAGATATTATTTACAGAGAAGATTCACTTCCGTATCATCCCAACGCATTAACATTCAGGTCTTTATTATCTGATAACTCAATTATTAGTGAGACTTATTACTCTGTAGGCGGAGGATTTATTGTTAAAGAAGCTGATAAGAAACAAACAAAAACATATAAAGATCTTCCGTATCCGATCAATACAGAAAGGGATTTGGATAAATATACCGAATCTACAAATTTAAGCATCTCTGAAATTGTATTTGAGAATGAACTTCAGTTTAACAGTAAAGAACTTATCAGAAAGAAGATACTTAAATTATGGGATATTATGGTAGATTCTATTTATTTAGGTTGCAGTAAAAGCGGAACTTTACCCGGTGGATTGAATGTAAAAAGAAAGGCAAAACATTTTAATGACTGCTTATTGAATAATATTGAAACTAAAGACCGTGAAGAATGGATAAAAGCAATCAAAGCATGTGAACCTACTTTTAATAATATAAATAAATGGATAAGTTGCTTTGCAATTGCCGTTAATGAAGAAAATGCATCTATGGGGCGTATTGTTACTTCGCCCACTAACGGAGCATCGGGTGTAATTCCGGCTGTGTTAATGTATCATTATTGTTTCGGTAATTATAAAGGTGAAGATGATATTATAGAGTTTTTTCTTACAGCAGGTGAAATTGCTTCTTTATTTAAAAAAGGAGCAACAATTTCAGGTGCAATGGGAGGTTGTCAAGCAGAAATCGGCGTTTCTTCTGCAATGGCAGCAGCCGGATTAGCTGATATTAACGGCGGAACCCCTGATCAGGTGTTGGAAGCCGCTGAAATTGCTATGGAACATCATCTCGGTTTAACCTGTGACCCTGTCGGAGGATTGGTTCAAGTACCGTGCATAGAAAGAAATGCTATGGGTGCAATAAAAGCTGTTACTGCATCGAATTTAGCTCTTTCAATCAACCCTGAAAATGCAGTGGTAAATCTTGATACAGTTATTAAAACAATGTGGGAAACTGCCAAAGATATGAACATTAAATACAAGGAAACATCAGAAGGCGGACTGGCAATTAATATTCCTGTACTGCCAAATTGCTGA
- a CDS encoding ankyrin repeat domain-containing protein, whose protein sequence is MKYKILLITALIVFLTALNAFSQQEQELLNAVYKGDDKKAYYLLKGGVNPDVKSADNVTPLMYAADKGNLYLCKLLIQYKADVNLEPVNKTTALISAVKNNHVEIVELLLKNKANPNAEDESGNTSLMYAAAYGYPLSAYYLCEYGADMNNKNEYGTDATMTAAYYNDIEILQVLYNYYADFNSHDINNFTPLMTAAQQGNFDALKFLIEAEADVNMKNFENLTALDIAVIKGNKEVVEYLLDKVKQIDRQINTQLSTYDIAFSGNKPEIAFLINPEKSKNNKKPNKIDILFIKRIKFAEKNINKEIFEN, encoded by the coding sequence ATGAAATATAAAATATTATTAATTACTGCATTAATTGTTTTTTTAACAGCTTTAAATGCTTTTTCTCAACAAGAGCAAGAACTGTTAAATGCTGTTTATAAAGGAGATGATAAAAAAGCATATTATCTTTTAAAAGGCGGAGTAAATCCTGATGTAAAATCTGCGGATAATGTAACACCGTTAATGTATGCTGCTGATAAAGGGAATTTATATTTATGCAAATTATTAATTCAATATAAAGCAGATGTCAATCTTGAACCTGTCAATAAAACTACTGCATTGATATCGGCAGTAAAAAACAACCATGTAGAAATTGTTGAACTTCTTCTGAAAAATAAAGCAAATCCGAATGCTGAAGATGAATCAGGGAATACTTCTTTAATGTATGCCGCAGCCTACGGCTATCCTTTATCTGCTTATTATTTATGTGAATACGGAGCAGATATGAATAATAAAAACGAATACGGTACTGATGCGACTATGACAGCAGCTTATTACAATGATATTGAAATTCTTCAAGTTTTATATAATTATTATGCTGATTTTAATTCTCATGACATCAATAATTTTACACCTTTAATGACAGCTGCACAACAAGGAAATTTTGATGCTTTAAAATTTCTTATTGAAGCAGAAGCTGATGTAAACATGAAAAATTTTGAAAATTTAACTGCCCTTGATATTGCAGTTATAAAAGGAAATAAAGAGGTTGTAGAGTATCTTCTCGACAAAGTTAAACAAATTGACAGGCAAATTAATACCCAATTGTCAACTTATGATATTGCCTTTTCCGGGAATAAACCGGAAATTGCATTTTTAATCAATCCCGAAAAATCAAAAAACAATAAAAAACCAAATAAGATAGATATACTATTCATTAAAAGAATTAAATTCGCTGAAAAAAACATTAATAAAGAAATTTTTGAAAATTAG
- a CDS encoding 3'-5' exonuclease domain-containing protein 2, with product MNKFYKKIPKESIIKLPVKSFEGEIYLIDNKRDIPFAIDELKNQTIVGFDTETRPAFKKGEFHNVALLQLATGEKVFLFRLNKIGLPKELASILSDKNIIKTGVAIRDDIKALQKLQRFNPEGFIELQKYVDEFGIEDNSLKKITGNVLGFRISKGARLTNWENNKLSAAQLKYAATDAWVSYEIYNELSKLNGNYQIIEVK from the coding sequence ATGAATAAATTTTACAAAAAAATCCCCAAAGAATCAATAATAAAACTACCTGTTAAATCTTTCGAAGGTGAAATCTATCTTATTGATAATAAAAGAGATATTCCTTTTGCAATTGATGAATTAAAAAATCAAACAATAGTCGGTTTTGATACTGAAACTCGCCCTGCATTCAAAAAAGGCGAATTTCACAATGTAGCTTTGTTACAATTAGCAACAGGTGAAAAAGTTTTTTTATTCAGATTAAATAAAATTGGTTTGCCGAAAGAGTTGGCAAGTATTTTATCTGATAAAAATATTATTAAGACAGGAGTTGCAATAAGGGATGACATAAAAGCACTTCAGAAACTTCAACGGTTTAATCCGGAAGGGTTTATTGAACTTCAAAAATATGTTGATGAATTTGGTATTGAAGATAACAGTTTAAAAAAAATAACAGGTAATGTGTTAGGTTTCAGAATTTCAAAAGGAGCAAGGTTAACAAATTGGGAAAACAATAAATTATCAGCAGCTCAACTAAAATATGCGGCAACAGATGCTTGGGTTTCATATGAAATTTACAATGAACTCTCAAAACTTAACGGTAACTATCAAATAATTGAGGTAAAATGA
- a CDS encoding glucose-6-phosphate isomerase: MKIITDNAISFINKNTVTQYQEKAKEANKQLHNKTGKGNDFLGWVDLPNQIFENLINDIEATVNNLKDKIEIMVTIGTGGSYLGAKAVIEALSDNFSLLKEKQEYPVMLFAGQNLSEDYLFELRELLKNKDYALTIISKSGTTTEPAVAFRLLKKDLEDKYGKEEAKNRIIAVTDKEKGALKQLSDKEDYKTFVIPDDVGGRFSVLTPVGLIPIAFAGFDIRKLIKGAKEMAEKTSDKVKFENNPAEIYALTRNLLYQNLYSIEILVNYNPKLSFIAEWWKQLYGESEGKDGKGIFPASVSYTTDLHSMGQYIQDGKRNLFETVISVEKAKHKIVLEEDEANLDKLNYLAGKRIEEINKSAEQGTTIAHLEGKVPNIRITIPEVNEYYLGELIYFFEKACGISGYILDVNPFDQPGVEAYKKKMFELLGKPGI; this comes from the coding sequence ATGAAAATAATCACAGATAACGCTATCAGCTTTATCAATAAAAATACTGTTACTCAATACCAAGAAAAAGCAAAAGAAGCAAATAAACAATTGCATAACAAAACAGGTAAAGGTAACGACTTTCTCGGTTGGGTTGATCTCCCCAATCAAATATTCGAAAATCTAATTAATGATATTGAAGCAACTGTTAATAATTTAAAAGATAAGATTGAAATAATGGTAACCATCGGGACAGGAGGCTCATATCTTGGTGCAAAGGCTGTTATTGAAGCACTTTCAGATAATTTTTCATTACTGAAAGAAAAGCAAGAATATCCTGTTATGCTTTTTGCCGGACAAAATTTAAGTGAGGATTATTTATTTGAGTTAAGAGAACTTCTTAAAAATAAAGATTATGCCTTAACGATAATTTCTAAATCCGGAACAACTACAGAACCTGCTGTTGCTTTCCGATTATTAAAAAAAGACCTTGAAGATAAATATGGTAAAGAAGAAGCAAAAAACAGAATAATTGCTGTAACTGATAAAGAAAAAGGGGCATTAAAACAGCTTTCTGATAAAGAAGACTATAAAACTTTTGTTATACCTGATGATGTTGGCGGTCGTTTTTCTGTGTTAACACCTGTAGGATTAATTCCAATTGCTTTTGCAGGATTTGATATTCGCAAATTAATTAAGGGAGCCAAAGAAATGGCAGAAAAAACTTCTGATAAAGTTAAGTTTGAAAATAATCCGGCTGAAATATATGCCCTTACCAGAAATTTGTTGTATCAAAATTTATACTCAATTGAGATTCTCGTGAACTACAATCCGAAACTATCATTTATTGCAGAATGGTGGAAGCAATTATATGGTGAAAGTGAAGGCAAAGACGGAAAAGGCATTTTCCCTGCAAGTGTCAGTTATACAACAGATTTGCATTCTATGGGACAATATATTCAGGACGGAAAACGCAATCTTTTTGAGACAGTTATTTCAGTTGAGAAAGCAAAACATAAAATTGTATTAGAAGAAGACGAAGCAAATCTTGATAAGCTGAATTATCTTGCAGGTAAACGTATTGAAGAGATAAACAAGAGTGCAGAGCAAGGAACCACAATTGCACATCTTGAAGGCAAAGTACCGAATATCAGAATTACTATTCCCGAAGTTAATGAATATTATCTCGGAGAATTAATATATTTCTTTGAAAAAGCATGCGGTATCAGCGGATATATTCTTGATGTTAATCCATTTGATCAGCCCGGTGTTGAAGCTTATAAAAAGAAAATGTTTGAATTGTTGGGAAAACCGGGAATATAG
- a CDS encoding PUR family DNA/RNA-binding protein — translation MEEQMSDGAKKFRENIFTCSVKAGKRTYYFDVKETKNGERYITVTERKRRYNEDGSYKVEKHKIFLYKEDFDKFADALDDVIEFVESGGTSKPKTLNESEDKTEDKTEDKTEDKTEDKTEDKTEDKTEDKTEDKTEEIKNEFTDVSFEDLDDIVEKE, via the coding sequence ATGGAAGAACAAATGTCTGACGGAGCTAAGAAATTCAGAGAAAACATTTTTACATGTTCAGTAAAAGCAGGAAAAAGAACCTATTATTTTGATGTAAAAGAAACAAAAAACGGAGAAAGGTACATAACCGTTACTGAAAGGAAACGCCGTTATAATGAAGACGGCAGTTATAAAGTTGAAAAGCATAAAATCTTTTTATACAAAGAAGATTTTGACAAATTTGCAGATGCTTTGGATGATGTTATTGAATTTGTTGAATCCGGAGGAACATCTAAACCAAAGACATTAAATGAGTCGGAAGACAAAACAGAAGACAAAACAGAAGACAAAACAGAAGACAAAACAGAAGACAAAACAGAAGACAAAACAGAAGACAAAACAGAAGACAAAACAGAAGACAAAACAGAAGAAATTAAGAATGAATTTACGGATGTTAGTTTTGAAGATCTTGATGATATTGTTGAAAAAGAATAG
- a CDS encoding DUF4269 domain-containing protein gives MNIFNDLKEYKPILTGTIPIGIHIKSSDLDIICNFRNKKEFINKVEILYGKKKAYKVKIKEIFVLFSFNYENFIVEIRGEEKAVFKQNAYMHMISEYRLLKIANSEFKQKIIELKQNGIKTEPAFGKLLKLEDPYKELIKLAHSGDEKLIKLLNGYVEKS, from the coding sequence TTGAACATTTTCAATGATCTAAAAGAATATAAACCAATACTTACCGGAACAATCCCAATCGGTATTCACATAAAATCAAGTGATTTAGACATTATTTGTAATTTTAGGAATAAAAAAGAATTTATTAATAAAGTTGAAATTCTCTATGGTAAAAAGAAAGCATATAAAGTAAAAATTAAGGAAATATTTGTTTTATTTTCTTTTAATTATGAAAATTTCATAGTTGAAATAAGAGGTGAAGAAAAGGCTGTATTTAAACAAAATGCTTATATGCATATGATATCGGAATATCGATTGTTGAAGATTGCAAATTCAGAATTTAAACAAAAGATTATTGAGTTAAAACAAAACGGAATTAAGACAGAACCTGCTTTTGGGAAATTATTAAAATTGGAAGATCCGTATAAAGAATTAATTAAATTAGCTCATTCCGGTGATGAAAAATTAATAAAATTATTAAATGGATATGTTGAAAAATCATAA
- a CDS encoding nucleotidyl transferase AbiEii/AbiGii toxin family protein yields MEKIELRSYVSKLNYNLGQLELDYFQHFILGKLFERFNTVYFKGGTCLQKCYGIKRFSEDLDFNYTDVDINEIIRFIEDVFETKINNYYKTKFGVSFSIRFEGILFTGSSLSLCKISFDFRNKDIFNKPLKKIIRPIYKDLPNYFLLALNEEEILAEKIRAILTRYKARDVYDLNELLLNGINVDFELVNKKLKTYNKVFEITEFEIKLEEKRSIYNEEIKRLTNIFDDFETCKKRIIDKIIN; encoded by the coding sequence ATGGAGAAAATTGAATTACGCTCATATGTTTCAAAACTGAATTATAATTTAGGACAACTCGAACTGGATTATTTTCAACACTTTATATTAGGTAAATTATTTGAAAGATTTAATACTGTCTATTTTAAAGGAGGAACTTGCTTGCAAAAGTGTTATGGTATTAAAAGATTTTCAGAAGATTTAGATTTTAACTATACAGATGTTGATATAAATGAGATAATCAGATTTATTGAAGATGTTTTTGAAACTAAAATTAATAATTATTACAAAACAAAATTCGGTGTTAGTTTTTCTATACGTTTTGAAGGTATTCTTTTTACCGGTTCAAGTCTGTCGCTGTGTAAAATAAGTTTTGATTTTAGAAATAAAGATATTTTTAATAAGCCTTTAAAAAAAATAATTCGACCGATTTACAAGGATTTACCGAATTATTTTCTTTTAGCTCTTAATGAAGAAGAAATATTGGCAGAGAAAATAAGAGCAATATTGACAAGATATAAAGCGAGAGATGTGTATGACTTAAACGAATTATTACTAAACGGAATAAATGTTGATTTTGAACTTGTAAATAAAAAACTGAAAACATACAATAAGGTATTTGAAATAACAGAATTTGAAATAAAATTAGAAGAAAAAAGAAGTATCTATAATGAAGAAATAAAAAGATTGACAAATATCTTTGATGACTTTGAAACATGTAAAAAAAGAATAATTGATAAGATAATCAATTGA
- a CDS encoding HDIG domain-containing protein — translation MKLSDKKHLSLVFKILFFFVASLITVLLIPDSNKFSFEFQKGGPWKHESLIAEFDFPVFKSENLLRNERDSVLKYAKPYFIYNPDVSKNVINEFNADFDVLIQKVYLNIPNEKQNKTGKEFIEKLQKSITEKLHLVYDKGIIETLPANNISDYTDLNIFLVKENIAEVHPYLTFYSQKKAYNEVNILYTKYKNESIIPLPSFDFSKYITYNILFDASTTQKAKKQLLDEISPVRGMIQAGERIIYEGQLINDDKYQILTSLRKEYLTERDSYSDRAILFSGQFILASSIFTILFLYFFFYNKTIFDNNRKILYFLSLTIIFVVTAATVSSINVLNIYIIPITILPLITATFYKPRTAFLHHTITILLLGFIASNSFEFILIQFVAGFVAISGVSRLNRRSQILWTALLIFLTYIFLYSALTIIREGDINKIQINQIAWFAGSSVLVLMAYPLIYIFEKIFGFISDVTLIELSDTNRPLLKLLAEKAPGTFQHSVQVANISEEAARELNANPLLARAGALYHDIGKMNNSSFFIENQHDKNPHDKIDPLQSVEIIKKHVDDGLKIAKKYNLPKEIIDFILTHHGTSKIAWFLHKYKELNHNEKINEDIFKYNGKLPYSKETAIVMIVDSVEAASRSLKEYTEESINDLVENIVNSKISDNLLIDADITFGEISKVKKVLKTKLKNIYHTRVEYPKGV, via the coding sequence ATGAAATTATCTGATAAAAAGCATTTGAGTTTAGTTTTTAAAATTTTATTTTTTTTTGTTGCTTCGTTAATAACAGTTTTGTTAATTCCTGACAGTAATAAATTTAGTTTTGAATTTCAAAAAGGAGGGCCATGGAAACATGAAAGTTTAATAGCCGAATTTGATTTTCCGGTTTTTAAAAGTGAAAATCTGTTGAGAAATGAAAGAGACAGCGTATTAAAGTATGCAAAACCATACTTTATTTATAATCCGGATGTCTCAAAAAATGTGATTAATGAATTTAATGCTGATTTTGACGTATTAATTCAAAAAGTATATTTAAATATTCCAAATGAAAAACAGAATAAAACAGGTAAAGAGTTTATTGAAAAGTTGCAAAAAAGTATTACAGAAAAGTTGCATTTAGTCTATGATAAAGGAATTATTGAAACTCTTCCTGCCAATAATATTTCTGATTATACCGATCTTAATATTTTTTTAGTAAAGGAAAACATTGCCGAAGTTCATCCCTATCTGACTTTCTATTCTCAAAAAAAGGCTTATAACGAAGTTAATATTTTATATACAAAATATAAAAACGAAAGTATAATACCTCTTCCTTCATTTGATTTTTCTAAATATATTACTTATAATATCCTTTTTGATGCAAGTACAACCCAAAAGGCTAAAAAACAATTGCTTGATGAAATTTCTCCGGTAAGGGGAATGATACAAGCGGGAGAAAGAATCATTTATGAAGGACAACTTATAAATGATGATAAATATCAAATTTTAACTTCATTAAGAAAAGAATATTTAACTGAACGAGATTCTTATTCCGACAGAGCAATTTTATTTTCCGGACAATTTATATTGGCTTCTTCAATATTTACAATCTTGTTTTTGTATTTTTTCTTTTATAACAAAACGATTTTTGACAATAACAGAAAAATATTGTATTTCCTTAGCCTGACAATCATATTTGTTGTAACTGCTGCAACTGTTTCTTCAATTAATGTGCTGAACATATATATTATTCCTATAACAATATTACCGTTAATAACAGCAACATTTTACAAACCGAGGACAGCATTTTTACATCATACAATAACAATTTTATTGTTAGGATTTATTGCATCCAACAGTTTTGAATTTATTTTAATTCAATTTGTTGCCGGATTTGTTGCCATTTCGGGTGTTAGTCGTTTAAACAGAAGAAGTCAGATATTATGGACTGCTTTACTGATTTTTTTAACATATATTTTCTTGTACAGTGCATTAACAATTATTAGAGAGGGAGATATTAACAAAATTCAAATAAATCAAATTGCTTGGTTTGCCGGCAGCAGTGTGTTGGTATTAATGGCTTACCCGTTAATTTATATTTTTGAAAAGATTTTCGGATTTATTTCTGATGTAACTTTAATAGAATTATCAGATACAAACAGGCCTTTGCTTAAATTGTTGGCAGAAAAAGCTCCGGGTACTTTCCAGCATTCTGTTCAAGTTGCTAATATTTCAGAAGAAGCAGCAAGAGAATTAAATGCAAATCCCTTATTAGCAAGAGCAGGGGCATTATACCATGATATTGGTAAGATGAATAATTCCTCGTTCTTTATTGAAAATCAACATGATAAAAACCCCCATGATAAAATTGATCCTTTGCAAAGTGTAGAAATCATAAAAAAACATGTGGATGACGGACTTAAAATTGCAAAAAAATACAACTTACCAAAGGAGATAATTGATTTTATTCTGACACATCACGGAACAAGTAAAATTGCATGGTTTCTGCATAAATATAAAGAATTGAACCACAATGAAAAAATCAATGAAGATATATTTAAATACAACGGAAAATTGCCTTATTCTAAAGAAACTGCTATTGTAATGATAGTAGATTCTGTAGAAGCAGCATCAAGAAGTTTAAAAGAATATACCGAAGAAAGTATTAATGATTTGGTTGAAAATATTGTAAACAGTAAAATATCTGATAATTTATTAATAGATGCTGATATTACTTTCGGAGAGATCAGTAAAGTAAAAAAAGTATTAAAAACCAAGTTGAAAAATATTTATCATACAAGAGTTGAATATCCAAAAGGAGTATAA